The Candidatus Planktophila sp. genome has a segment encoding these proteins:
- the gltB gene encoding glutamate synthase large subunit: protein MALPSDYPHAQGLYNPAKEHDACGVAMVATLNKIATHDIVEKALTALRNLEHRGASGAEPDSGDGAGILIRIPDRFFQEVVEFELPPSGSYATGIAFIEKGVDVYADIARIAHEEGLQVLGWRELPINSTSLGKTALSVMPDFKQLFVSGLKNESALILERMVFCLRKRLEHSLALYFPSLSSQTIVFKGMLTTGQLEEFFPDLSDERVESPLALVHSRFSTNTFPSWPLAHPYRFIAHNGEINTIKGNRNWMRARESLLESDLIPGDLKRLFPIVQMSGSDSASFDEVLELLYLGGRSLPHAVLMMIPEAWENHSSMSEERRDFYAFHASLMEPWDGPACVTFTDGHQVGAVLDRNGLRPSRFWVTKDGLVVLASEVGVLDIAPADIVRKGRLQPGKMFLVDIEAGRIIEDEEIKDSLSNAAPYGDWLHAGIVKLSELPSREHIVYPHSSVLRRQRAFGYTEEELRILVTPMAQSGMEALGSMGTDTPIAALSNRPRLLFDYFSQLFAQVTNPPLDAIREELVTSLGTAMGPEHNLLDPGPFSCRHISLAFPVIDNDELAKIIHVNADGDHPGLTAHVIRGLFFVADGGDSLRARLNEITAEVSKAIEDGARIIVLSDRDGDTEEAAIPSLLLTSAVHHHLIREKTRTKVGLVVEAGDVREVHHVALLIGYGAAAVNPYLAMESAEDLVLQGVITGITPEKAVRNLIKSLGKGVLKVMSKMGISTIASYTGAQVFEAIGLSAEVVDEFFVGTTSALGGVSLDVIAQETIARHHIAYPPGGEVPGTKRLPIGGDYQWRREGEPHLFDPETVFTLQHSTRSKRYDVFKRYTNRVNDQSARLMTLRGLFEFKPQASISIDEVEPASAIIKRFSTGAMSYGSVSQEVHETLAIAMNRLGAKSNTGEGGEDPSRFIPLVNGDSKRSAIKQVASGRFGVTSEYLVNADDIQIKIAQGAKPGEGGQLPGNKVYPWIAKVRYSTPGVGLISPPPHHDIYSIEDLAQLIHDLKNANKNARVHVKLVAEVGVGTVAAGVSKAHADVVLISGHDGGTGASPLTSLKHAGAPWELGLAETQQTLLLNNLRERIVVQTDGQLKTGRDVIIAALLGAEEFGFATAPLVVSGCIMMRVCHLDTCPVGVATQNPELRARFSGKPEFIETFFEYIAEEVREILAQLGFKTLLEAIGHVEYIEVKKAVDHWKASGLDLTPLLVRPKNSGALHNVSEQDHGLDAALDNELIALSQPALTNREPVRIEMPVRNVNRTVGTMLGAQITRLFGGAGLADGSIDITLHGSAGQSLGAFIPSGLTLRLFGDSNDYVGKGISGGRVIVRPDVSSTFKSHENVIAGNVIGYGATSGEIHIRGVVGERFCVRNSGATAVVEGIGDHGCEYMTGGTVVVLGNTGRNFAAGMSGGRAFVLDINPLHVNTDMVDVLAVPDDQGVELKAIITNFAVLTDSIIATQLLDDWENSIRRFSLVMPRDYARVLEAMARAAREGLPVDAHVMEVAAHG from the coding sequence ATGGCTTTGCCTTCCGACTATCCACATGCACAGGGGCTGTACAACCCTGCCAAAGAACATGATGCCTGTGGCGTTGCGATGGTTGCAACTCTTAATAAAATTGCAACTCACGACATTGTAGAAAAAGCTCTAACTGCACTGCGCAACCTCGAGCACCGAGGAGCTTCGGGGGCTGAGCCAGATAGCGGTGATGGAGCTGGAATTCTCATTCGAATCCCGGATCGATTTTTCCAAGAGGTAGTTGAATTCGAATTACCACCATCAGGATCGTATGCCACTGGTATCGCATTCATTGAAAAAGGTGTAGACGTGTACGCCGATATTGCGCGTATTGCGCATGAAGAGGGTTTGCAAGTTCTTGGATGGCGAGAGTTACCCATTAACTCGACCTCCCTTGGAAAAACTGCTCTCTCAGTCATGCCTGATTTTAAACAGTTGTTTGTGAGTGGTCTCAAAAATGAGAGCGCACTTATTCTTGAAAGAATGGTCTTCTGCCTAAGAAAACGTCTTGAGCATTCACTGGCGCTTTACTTTCCTTCGCTCTCCAGCCAAACAATTGTTTTTAAGGGCATGCTTACAACGGGGCAACTTGAAGAGTTTTTTCCAGATTTAAGCGATGAGCGTGTTGAATCTCCGTTGGCATTAGTCCACTCCCGCTTTTCAACTAACACTTTTCCATCCTGGCCACTTGCGCATCCTTACCGATTTATTGCACACAATGGCGAAATTAATACAATTAAAGGTAATCGAAACTGGATGCGCGCACGTGAATCACTTTTAGAAAGTGATTTAATTCCTGGGGATCTCAAACGTTTATTCCCAATAGTTCAGATGTCAGGAAGTGATTCAGCATCTTTTGATGAGGTTTTAGAACTTCTTTACTTAGGCGGACGATCTCTGCCCCATGCAGTGTTAATGATGATTCCCGAAGCTTGGGAAAATCACAGCTCAATGTCTGAAGAGCGACGAGATTTTTACGCCTTTCACGCCTCATTAATGGAGCCTTGGGATGGTCCAGCCTGTGTGACTTTCACCGACGGCCATCAAGTTGGCGCAGTACTTGATCGAAACGGTCTTCGCCCTTCACGTTTTTGGGTAACTAAAGATGGACTTGTCGTTCTTGCCTCTGAAGTTGGAGTCTTAGATATCGCTCCGGCCGATATTGTACGAAAAGGTCGCCTACAACCTGGAAAAATGTTCCTAGTAGATATTGAAGCAGGACGAATTATTGAAGATGAAGAGATAAAGGATTCACTTTCAAACGCCGCCCCGTATGGTGATTGGCTTCATGCCGGCATCGTAAAGTTGAGTGAACTTCCCTCACGCGAACATATTGTTTACCCTCACTCATCCGTGCTCCGACGTCAACGCGCTTTTGGTTATACAGAGGAAGAGTTGAGAATTCTCGTGACACCGATGGCACAAAGCGGCATGGAGGCACTAGGTTCAATGGGAACCGATACCCCTATTGCCGCACTTTCAAATAGGCCACGCCTGTTGTTTGACTATTTTTCGCAACTATTTGCACAAGTTACCAATCCACCCTTGGATGCAATTCGTGAAGAGTTAGTAACCAGTCTAGGCACTGCAATGGGACCAGAGCATAACCTTCTAGATCCAGGCCCATTTTCATGTCGCCATATTTCTCTCGCATTTCCAGTAATTGATAACGACGAGTTAGCTAAGATAATCCACGTTAATGCAGATGGCGATCATCCAGGTTTAACTGCTCATGTTATACGCGGCCTCTTTTTTGTAGCCGACGGCGGCGATTCACTTCGCGCACGACTAAATGAAATTACAGCCGAAGTTTCGAAGGCGATTGAAGATGGTGCCAGAATTATTGTGTTATCTGATCGTGATGGCGATACTGAAGAGGCTGCGATTCCCTCTCTTTTGCTTACCTCTGCAGTTCACCACCACCTAATCCGTGAAAAAACGCGAACTAAAGTTGGTTTGGTCGTTGAAGCAGGTGATGTTCGAGAAGTTCACCACGTTGCACTGTTAATCGGTTATGGCGCGGCAGCGGTGAATCCGTATCTTGCAATGGAGAGTGCCGAAGATCTAGTTTTGCAGGGAGTCATTACTGGAATTACTCCAGAGAAGGCTGTTCGTAACTTAATTAAATCTCTTGGCAAGGGTGTTCTTAAAGTAATGTCCAAAATGGGAATTAGCACCATTGCCTCCTATACAGGAGCGCAAGTATTTGAGGCGATAGGCTTGAGCGCAGAAGTCGTTGATGAGTTTTTTGTGGGCACGACATCTGCTTTAGGTGGTGTTTCACTCGATGTAATCGCTCAAGAGACTATTGCTCGCCACCACATTGCATATCCGCCAGGGGGAGAAGTTCCGGGCACGAAGCGACTTCCTATCGGCGGTGACTATCAATGGCGTCGTGAGGGCGAACCACATTTATTTGATCCTGAAACTGTTTTTACATTGCAGCACTCAACTCGTAGCAAGCGTTACGATGTTTTCAAGCGTTACACGAATCGAGTCAATGATCAAAGTGCTCGCCTTATGACTCTGCGAGGATTATTTGAATTTAAACCGCAGGCCTCAATTTCAATTGATGAAGTAGAGCCTGCTTCAGCGATAATTAAGCGTTTTTCAACAGGTGCGATGTCGTATGGTTCGGTTTCGCAGGAGGTTCACGAGACTTTAGCAATTGCAATGAATCGACTGGGTGCTAAATCAAATACTGGTGAGGGAGGCGAAGATCCATCGCGATTTATCCCGTTAGTAAATGGTGATTCAAAGCGATCTGCCATCAAGCAGGTTGCCTCAGGTCGCTTCGGCGTCACCAGCGAGTACTTAGTAAATGCCGATGATATTCAGATCAAAATCGCACAGGGAGCAAAACCTGGTGAAGGTGGACAGTTACCTGGCAACAAAGTTTATCCATGGATCGCTAAGGTGCGTTATTCGACTCCGGGAGTTGGATTAATTTCACCGCCTCCACATCACGACATTTACTCGATTGAGGATTTGGCTCAGCTCATTCATGATTTAAAAAATGCTAATAAAAATGCGCGAGTCCATGTCAAGCTTGTCGCAGAAGTAGGCGTCGGTACTGTTGCTGCAGGTGTTAGCAAAGCCCATGCCGATGTAGTTCTTATTTCAGGCCACGATGGTGGCACGGGTGCCTCACCGCTGACTTCACTCAAGCATGCTGGCGCACCTTGGGAGCTGGGCTTAGCCGAAACGCAGCAGACTCTATTGCTCAACAATTTGCGCGAGAGAATAGTGGTACAGACTGATGGTCAATTAAAAACCGGACGCGATGTAATAATTGCCGCCCTTCTTGGCGCAGAAGAATTTGGCTTTGCAACTGCTCCACTGGTTGTTTCAGGGTGCATCATGATGAGAGTGTGTCATTTGGATACATGTCCCGTCGGTGTGGCGACACAAAATCCAGAGCTACGTGCTCGTTTCAGTGGAAAGCCTGAATTCATTGAAACTTTTTTTGAGTATATTGCCGAAGAAGTTCGCGAGATTTTGGCGCAACTAGGCTTTAAAACTTTACTTGAGGCCATTGGTCACGTTGAATATATAGAGGTAAAAAAAGCCGTCGATCACTGGAAAGCGAGCGGTTTAGATTTGACACCTCTACTTGTAAGACCAAAAAATTCAGGCGCTCTGCATAATGTATCTGAACAAGATCACGGCCTAGATGCCGCCCTTGATAATGAGTTAATTGCTCTTTCCCAACCAGCACTTACTAATCGAGAGCCCGTACGAATCGAAATGCCTGTCCGAAATGTAAATCGAACAGTTGGGACCATGCTTGGCGCGCAAATAACTCGGCTATTTGGCGGTGCCGGTCTTGCCGATGGAAGTATAGACATCACTCTGCACGGATCTGCCGGACAATCTCTCGGCGCATTTATTCCTTCAGGGTTGACTCTTCGTCTCTTTGGCGATTCAAATGACTATGTTGGTAAGGGAATTTCAGGAGGCCGTGTGATTGTACGACCGGATGTGAGTTCAACATTTAAATCACATGAGAATGTTATCGCTGGAAATGTTATCGGTTACGGCGCAACTTCTGGTGAAATTCATATTCGCGGAGTTGTTGGTGAACGCTTCTGCGTGCGCAACTCAGGTGCAACTGCAGTTGTAGAAGGTATAGGCGATCATGGTTGTGAATATATGACTGGTGGAACTGTAGTCGTCTTAGGAAACACAGGTCGTAACTTTGCTGCGGGAATGTCAGGTGGACGCGCCTTTGTATTAGATATTAATCCTTTACATGTAAATACCGATATGGTCGATGTTTTAGCTGTTCCGGATGATCAGGGCGTGGAGTTAAAGGCGATTATCACTAACTTTGCAGTTCTGACAGATTCAATCATCGCAACGCAACTCCTTGATGATTGGGAAAACTCCATTAGGCGATTCTCTCTCGTGATGCCGCGAGATTATGCACGTGTGCTGGAGGCTATGGCGCGTGCTGCACGTGAAGGTTTGCCGGTCGATGCGCATGTAATGGAGGTAGCAGCACATGGCTGA
- a CDS encoding VIT family protein — translation MPLQDVRARNLQHRTHRAGWLRAAVLGANDGLVSMASLMIGVVAAGKNGFLVTAGLAGITAGAMSMAVGEYVSVRSQNDVEESDRVLEIEHLATDPEGELLELQHIYIARGLTPELALEVAMAMHAKDPLAAHLRDELGQHPHTKARPVQAAIASAISFTVGGLIPFLGSFAPSTGAKAWSIVGFTIGGLLLTGIVSAKTAGAKVRSTTLRVIIGGSLGMLITAGIGQIARVAGI, via the coding sequence ATGCCGCTACAAGATGTTCGCGCCAGAAATTTACAACACCGGACTCACCGTGCGGGCTGGCTTCGGGCGGCAGTGTTGGGCGCTAATGATGGGTTAGTTTCAATGGCATCGTTGATGATTGGTGTTGTTGCAGCCGGTAAAAATGGGTTTCTGGTAACCGCTGGTTTAGCTGGAATCACAGCAGGTGCGATGTCGATGGCAGTCGGTGAGTACGTATCAGTTCGCTCGCAAAACGATGTAGAGGAATCAGACCGTGTACTTGAGATTGAACACTTGGCGACCGACCCCGAAGGCGAACTCTTAGAGCTTCAACATATTTACATTGCCCGTGGATTAACTCCAGAGCTTGCCCTTGAAGTTGCAATGGCAATGCATGCAAAGGATCCACTCGCTGCACATTTGCGCGATGAGCTGGGGCAGCATCCACACACCAAAGCACGGCCAGTACAAGCGGCCATTGCTTCCGCGATCTCATTTACTGTCGGCGGTCTGATCCCATTCCTTGGATCATTTGCGCCTTCAACTGGGGCTAAGGCGTGGAGCATCGTTGGTTTCACGATTGGGGGTTTATTGCTCACAGGCATAGTCAGCGCGAAAACCGCTGGCGCTAAGGTGCGCTCAACAACGCTTCGGGTGATAATTGGTGGCTCTCTCGGCATGCTCATCACTGCAGGAATCGGTCAGATTGCCCGAGTTGCAGGTATCTAA
- the lgt gene encoding prolipoprotein diacylglyceryl transferase, with protein MLRSIPSPTVSALEIGPLTIHLYAVCIITGIAVAIWLGDKRFRALVPHATSVVSEVAITAVPLGIIGGRIYHVISSPDAYFGSGGHPIDALKIWEGGLGIWGAISLGTLAAWFRYRRLATKMELPRFAYFMDALAPGVLLAQAIGRFGNWFNIELFGRPLNAPWALSVPPLKRPNGFSAFETFHPTFLYEALWSTAIALLLIFLGRRLLPGQIFTLYVFAYCLGRIGIESIRIDQAHEIYGLRLNVWVGSLVAVGALIIYRRLGTKNIKVIE; from the coding sequence TTGTTGCGTTCGATTCCATCGCCAACTGTATCGGCGTTAGAAATCGGACCACTTACGATTCATCTCTATGCCGTCTGCATAATCACTGGTATAGCAGTTGCAATATGGCTTGGTGATAAGCGCTTCAGGGCGCTCGTACCCCATGCAACCTCGGTTGTTTCAGAGGTTGCAATTACTGCCGTCCCTCTGGGAATTATAGGTGGGCGGATTTATCACGTAATTTCATCTCCCGATGCTTACTTTGGTAGCGGTGGACACCCCATTGATGCCTTAAAGATTTGGGAGGGTGGCCTCGGAATATGGGGCGCAATCTCCTTAGGAACATTGGCGGCTTGGTTTCGTTATCGCCGGCTTGCTACGAAGATGGAGCTTCCAAGGTTTGCTTATTTTATGGATGCTCTTGCACCTGGAGTTCTTTTGGCTCAAGCCATAGGACGTTTTGGAAACTGGTTTAATATCGAACTATTTGGAAGACCGCTCAATGCGCCGTGGGCACTTTCAGTTCCACCCTTGAAACGGCCAAATGGTTTTAGCGCCTTTGAAACTTTTCATCCGACATTCTTGTACGAGGCTCTCTGGAGTACAGCGATAGCTTTATTGTTAATTTTCCTTGGAAGGAGATTACTCCCAGGCCAAATTTTTACTCTCTATGTCTTTGCATACTGCCTAGGTCGTATAGGTATTGAATCAATTCGAATCGACCAAGCACATGAAATTTATGGTCTGCGTCTTAATGTATGGGTCGGGAGCCTCGTAGCAGTAGGGGCACTTATTATTTATCGAAGGTTGGGCACAAAAAATATAAAAGTTATCGAGTAG
- a CDS encoding thioredoxin domain-containing protein: MSKQAKATSGGDHFTRWLVIGMVALVVITGVVFSMIGSSTKANESFTALKGITLGQPVAATVDVAQGSGLVLNPGAPVKIDIWEDPQCPICRSFEEANGEYIEELVRTKKATLVYHVLSFLGDESVRAANASMCSADEGQYLDFNKALYLVQPALENSGFFTSENLIKIGDYIGLKSKSFIDCVNNGGRADLVNAHAASMDKYNVTGTPTVFINDKLWVRKSNAFDPVEFRLAVEAG; this comes from the coding sequence ATGTCCAAACAGGCAAAGGCAACTTCTGGCGGTGATCATTTCACGCGCTGGTTAGTAATTGGAATGGTCGCTCTCGTCGTTATCACTGGAGTTGTTTTCTCCATGATCGGTTCATCGACTAAAGCTAATGAGTCATTTACAGCCCTGAAGGGCATTACCTTAGGCCAACCTGTTGCTGCAACCGTCGATGTAGCACAAGGATCCGGTTTAGTTCTAAATCCGGGGGCTCCAGTAAAGATTGACATTTGGGAAGATCCGCAGTGTCCCATCTGTCGTTCATTTGAAGAGGCTAACGGTGAATATATTGAGGAGCTAGTTCGTACTAAGAAGGCAACCCTTGTTTACCACGTTCTATCTTTTCTTGGTGATGAGTCAGTTCGAGCAGCAAATGCATCGATGTGTTCAGCCGATGAGGGCCAGTATTTAGATTTTAACAAAGCCTTGTACCTCGTTCAACCCGCGCTAGAAAACTCAGGATTTTTTACGAGCGAGAATTTGATTAAAATCGGTGATTACATTGGATTAAAGAGCAAAAGCTTTATTGATTGTGTAAACAATGGGGGAAGGGCGGATTTAGTAAATGCTCATGCAGCTTCCATGGATAAATACAATGTCACCGGAACGCCAACGGTCTTTATCAATGACAAGTTATGGGTTCGAAAATCTAATGCATTTGATCCCGTAGAATTCCGTCTTGCTGTAGAGGCTGGCTAA
- a CDS encoding vitamin K epoxide reductase family protein, producing the protein MDNKIINEEATSSKKVPHFKAYVTMLVSSFFSLVASLVLSIDAIKLAKDADAPLACNINSAVSCAKVAVSWQSNLLGFPNAFLGLICEAVVITIAVAGLSGVQFPKNFMRVALSIYGIGLLFAFWLFSQSYLVIKAFCPWCLLVTISTVTVFGSMFRINALNGALPLSPERTAKLQQKLLSGWDAVVITGVYSLIALLLIFKLL; encoded by the coding sequence ATGGACAATAAGATTATAAACGAGGAAGCTACATCGAGTAAGAAAGTCCCACACTTCAAGGCTTACGTGACAATGCTTGTCTCCTCGTTTTTCAGTCTTGTTGCTTCCCTAGTCTTGTCAATTGATGCAATTAAACTTGCCAAGGACGCCGACGCCCCATTGGCATGTAACATCAACTCGGCAGTCTCCTGCGCCAAGGTGGCGGTTTCATGGCAGTCCAATCTACTTGGATTCCCAAATGCGTTCCTAGGACTTATTTGCGAGGCAGTAGTCATAACGATTGCGGTTGCTGGTCTTTCCGGAGTTCAATTCCCTAAAAACTTTATGAGAGTTGCCTTGAGCATCTACGGTATCGGGTTACTTTTCGCCTTCTGGTTATTCTCTCAATCATATCTAGTCATAAAAGCCTTCTGTCCGTGGTGCCTCCTAGTTACTATTTCTACGGTCACAGTATTTGGGAGCATGTTTAGGATTAACGCTCTCAACGGGGCACTTCCACTGAGTCCTGAAAGAACGGCGAAACTACAGCAAAAATTATTATCTGGTTGGGACGCCGTTGTTATAACGGGTGTGTATTCCCTCATCGCATTACTATTAATTTTTAAATTACTATAA
- the trpA gene encoding tryptophan synthase subunit alpha, whose protein sequence is MSTPLEDLFVKVRAENRAALIAYIPAGFPSKDGCAKAIQTLVDSGVDAIEIGFPYSDPVMDGPTIQAAAEISLKAGTGASDVFAALKVASDAGVASVIMTYWNPIERYGVENFAAAVASHGGSGVITPDLPIEESALWLSSASRNAINPIFVVAPSTSDARLAQVSAKTGGFVYAASMMGVTGSRSDVSIDALELVSRLRAVTSLPVCVGLGVSTREQAKEVAGYADGVIVGSAFIRLLLNSKSEASGLIAISALAKDLANGVREGR, encoded by the coding sequence ATGAGCACCCCTTTAGAAGATTTATTTGTAAAAGTTCGCGCTGAAAATCGCGCTGCCCTCATTGCATATATTCCAGCCGGTTTTCCTAGCAAAGATGGTTGCGCCAAAGCGATTCAAACATTGGTGGATTCAGGTGTTGATGCAATTGAAATTGGATTTCCCTATAGCGATCCAGTCATGGATGGCCCAACCATTCAAGCTGCCGCAGAAATCTCTTTAAAGGCCGGGACTGGAGCATCAGATGTCTTTGCCGCACTCAAAGTAGCAAGTGATGCTGGAGTTGCCTCAGTCATCATGACTTATTGGAATCCCATTGAAAGATATGGTGTCGAAAATTTTGCCGCCGCGGTTGCATCCCATGGCGGTTCAGGTGTCATAACTCCCGATTTACCAATCGAAGAGTCTGCGCTTTGGTTGAGTTCGGCTTCTAGGAATGCAATTAATCCAATCTTTGTGGTTGCACCAAGTACAAGTGATGCTCGCCTTGCCCAAGTCAGTGCCAAAACCGGTGGTTTTGTTTATGCAGCAAGCATGATGGGGGTGACAGGGTCTCGAAGCGATGTATCAATAGATGCCCTTGAATTAGTTTCACGTTTGCGCGCAGTGACCTCACTTCCTGTATGCGTGGGACTGGGTGTCTCGACCCGTGAGCAGGCCAAAGAAGTGGCAGGATATGCCGATGGCGTTATTGTCGGATCAGCTTTTATTAGACTTCTTCTCAATTCCAAGAGTGAAGCAAGTGGCCTAATTGCAATTTCAGCATTAGCTAAAGATTTAGCGAATGGAGTTCGAGAGGGGCGATGA
- the trpB gene encoding tryptophan synthase subunit beta: protein MSVDELPGRFGQYGGRFVPEALIGALNELEAAHISAQDDAVFLAELAEFHRTYTGRPSIITEVPRFGEFAGGARIILKREDLNHTGSHKINNVLGQALLTKRMGKKRIIAETGAGQHGVAAATAAALLGLECVVYMGQEDTRRQSLNVARMKLLGAQVIPVVSGSQTLKDAINEAMRDWVTNVADTHYLLGTVAGPHPFPTMVRDFQKIIGIEAREQILALCGKLPDAVLACIGGGSNAIGIFHAFIPDSKVRLIGFEAGGDGVETGRHAATITGGSPGVLHGTRSYVLQDENGQTIESHSISAGLDYPGVGPEHAYLHDIGRAEYRAINDDQAMNAFSLLCKTEGIIPAIESAHALAGAMIVGNELGPDATLLVNLSGRGDKDVQTAAQYFGIPL, encoded by the coding sequence GTGAGTGTTGATGAGCTGCCTGGCCGATTTGGTCAATATGGTGGACGTTTTGTACCTGAAGCCTTAATCGGTGCACTTAATGAATTAGAAGCTGCACATATTTCGGCGCAAGACGATGCAGTTTTTTTAGCAGAGCTTGCCGAATTCCACCGTACATATACTGGACGTCCGAGCATCATTACCGAAGTTCCCCGCTTTGGCGAATTTGCAGGTGGTGCGCGAATAATTTTAAAGCGTGAAGATTTAAACCATACGGGTAGCCATAAGATTAATAATGTTTTGGGTCAAGCATTGCTTACTAAACGCATGGGTAAAAAACGTATTATTGCTGAAACCGGCGCTGGGCAACATGGTGTAGCCGCAGCTACAGCGGCAGCACTCTTAGGACTTGAATGTGTTGTTTACATGGGCCAAGAGGATACGCGCAGACAATCGCTCAATGTTGCACGAATGAAGTTGCTCGGTGCGCAGGTCATTCCAGTGGTATCGGGCTCACAAACTTTAAAGGATGCCATTAACGAAGCTATGCGCGATTGGGTAACAAATGTTGCAGATACACATTATTTATTAGGCACGGTGGCAGGCCCACATCCATTTCCAACAATGGTACGTGATTTCCAAAAAATTATCGGAATCGAGGCTCGAGAGCAAATTTTAGCCTTGTGCGGAAAACTTCCAGATGCAGTTTTGGCATGTATCGGTGGCGGGTCAAATGCCATAGGTATATTTCATGCATTTATCCCTGATTCGAAAGTTCGCTTAATTGGCTTTGAGGCTGGTGGCGATGGAGTTGAAACTGGAAGGCATGCGGCAACAATTACTGGAGGCTCTCCAGGGGTACTCCATGGAACTAGATCCTACGTATTACAGGATGAGAATGGTCAAACTATTGAATCTCATTCGATTTCTGCAGGGTTAGATTATCCAGGCGTTGGCCCAGAGCATGCATATTTACATGACATTGGCCGCGCTGAATACCGCGCCATCAATGACGATCAAGCGATGAATGCCTTCTCCCTTCTCTGCAAAACCGAGGGGATAATTCCTGCAATTGAGTCTGCTCACGCCTTGGCCGGTGCAATGATTGTGGGAAATGAACTCGGTCCTGATGCCACGCTTTTAGTTAATTTGTCAGGACGTGGAGATAAGGATGTCCAAACTGCGGCGCAGTATTTTGGAATCCCATTATGA
- the trpC gene encoding indole-3-glycerol phosphate synthase TrpC, with protein MSVLDAIIEGVREDLASRRLSMAQISEAIDGAPKVRDPLATLLKNEISLIAEVKRASPSKGQLASILDPAALAEQYASAGATMISVLTERRRFGGSLDDLVAVRSRVDIPILRKDFMIDEYQFFEARAHGADVVLLIVAALGSNQIKDYYELTLELGMCALVEVHTHDELERALEISPQIIGINSRNLKTLDVDASVFTELIPRIPKDLVRVAESGISTRGDVEHAQAQGATAVLVGEALVRAGDAEAAVRELLGLGRLEP; from the coding sequence ATGAGCGTGCTTGATGCAATTATTGAGGGCGTACGCGAAGATTTAGCATCTCGCCGATTATCAATGGCGCAAATTTCCGAGGCAATTGATGGCGCGCCGAAGGTGCGCGACCCGCTCGCCACGCTCTTGAAAAATGAAATCTCTTTAATCGCCGAAGTAAAACGCGCCTCTCCAAGTAAGGGTCAGCTTGCCTCAATTCTTGATCCTGCCGCTCTAGCCGAGCAGTATGCAAGCGCTGGGGCAACAATGATTAGCGTCCTTACTGAAAGACGCCGCTTTGGTGGATCACTCGATGATCTAGTCGCCGTGCGATCTAGAGTTGATATTCCCATTTTACGAAAAGATTTTATGATCGATGAGTATCAATTTTTTGAGGCACGAGCCCATGGCGCCGATGTTGTACTGCTTATAGTCGCGGCGTTAGGAAGCAATCAAATTAAGGATTATTACGAATTAACCCTCGAACTTGGAATGTGCGCACTCGTTGAAGTCCATACGCATGATGAACTTGAGAGAGCTCTGGAAATTTCCCCACAGATAATTGGGATTAATTCACGTAATTTAAAAACGCTAGATGTTGATGCGAGTGTTTTTACAGAGTTGATTCCTCGAATTCCTAAAGATCTAGTACGTGTGGCTGAATCTGGAATATCGACTAGAGGTGATGTTGAACACGCACAAGCACAAGGTGCCACAGCCGTATTAGTCGGTGAAGCCCTCGTTAGGGCTGGGGATGCAGAGGCCGCTGTGCGCGAACTTCTTGGCCTAGGTAGGCTTGAACCGTGA